The DNA sequence TTCCTTTATCAAAAAAAATCTTTTCATAacagttcttttcatcaaaacttTTCTTCCATTCAtgaaatcatttcattttcaagAAAATAGTCCAATCAACTGGACATTGCTTTACATAAAACATTTTTACTCAATTGGAGTGTATGACGCTCTGGACTGCACGGGTGATCAGCCACGTACAATCCCCATACCGGACTTTACGGCCCTTCTGGACGTGAATAGGGTACCCATAAGGCTATATATTCAGCCTTTCAAATGCCAGCCCTCACTGGTCTTCATAATGTGCCAGGCCTCATTAGTCTTCATAATGGACCGGCGTCACTCGCCCACTTACACTTCCAATTAATGAAAATCCGTAAAAATAATAAATTGATATAAATCCTTCATTTCCAAAACgcttttcattttaaaatctttacCATACCTTTGAAATCATTGAGACTCTTTTAAGTCTCAAATCATTCTTAATTTCAATTCAATAAACTTTGTCATATTACAAGGGTAAGGTATAACAAAACAATCATCATTCAGAAAATCAAAGGTATTATCAACTTGAAAGCATTTGCAATGTAAATAAGGTATAATAATCCAAAAGGAATGAAAGAAATAGGCTACATCAATATACAAGGCTAATCAAAGGGTGACAATAGGTATTCAATCATAATATTGAATCACAACATAGGAGGTAAGGGTTGAAATGTTACTTGCCTTATTCGTTTCCTTTCTTGTTCACGGAACCTACTTTGTTGTCACCTAATGGGGCATTTCCTTTCCTAAACTGAGTGTTCTCACTTTCCGAATCTACACGCATAAAGACACTATTTTAGTATCTTTATAGTCAATCGTCGTTCATCTTGAACGACTAAaactattctacccatacgatatcaAATTCTGACTCGTATTTATACATACTATCTCAACATACAAAATAGATAGGGCTCACGTACTTTAAAATTTGGTTCGATAATTACCTTCAAAATACATATAACTGTCGTTACAGAAAATAGGGTTATCGGACTCTCtttgcaaaatatttcaccacGATACGAAAGTAGTTTtcctaaaatatttataaatatataatgatatttttgattggtattcccgataattacaggatacgttcccgtattccCGAAATTAATTTCTCGGAAATCGGACAGTGTCTCCTCTATTTgttggactacccgtcgaaacataatcgatgCAACAATCACAATCAACACAATCAACAATCCAATCAATCAACCATTCTACCGACAATGATTTATTATTCAATGAAATGAATAACTcggatttaaaaataatttacaagataatattttataatttgtaGGACTCGGTTAATACATCACGGTCCATCGTCGGCTCGCCGAAACTCATCGTCGATGGCGGCAAAATTCGGTGGtgcccgattaattcgggtttccaacacgaacactataataaataataatttccTACATGAAAtgaatttatttcattaaaataatcaattaatttttccCGCGGAATCCAAAAATCCCAAAATCAGTATAACACAAACAGCCGGAAAGTAACGCGGCACACAGGCGGCCGGAAAATGACCAACATCACAGAACTACCACCACTGCTCACACAAACATACACATAACATACCCACACACGCAAAGATACAACACACACGCAAATACATACAACCCAATCATAATTTCGccgaaaaagaaaagaaaaaggcgGCGGCAGTTACCCGAAATAGAAACAGGCCGGCAGAAGTAAATTCCGGCGAACAGGGAGTAACAGGGGGGAAACCGGAGAAACAGAGGGGGGAAAGAGAGATAaggaggggggagagagagagagagagagagagagagctgatgcttctgtttgttttgttttttttaataattatcaAATGTTGCCTGCCACGTGTCTGATGTTTTTGTAGAAAGTTTACACGTATCAGTACAATTTCTGAGAAGCAGACACGTAAGAATAAGGATTAGCACGAACTTCCTGCGGCCCGGTTTTGTCCCGCGATTTACATTTTAACGAACAAGCATGTGGGTGAATAAAACTCGAAAAATTaccagaataattttaaaattctcaaaatatttaaaaactagtaaaataaaattttcataattattgaatcatttttggatcgcgcatcatatccgcattttacgatttaacgtACAAACGTGCAGATGAATATAACccgaaaaatttccgaaataattttaaaattctcgaagtattcaaaaattaagaaaatataaatttcatgatttttgaaatattcttgaatttaatactgaatttacacttaaatacaATCTTAAAATCATTTCAGGATAAATAATTGACGAAATACtactttctaaattttataaattcccataAATATTTATGGAAATTATAAAGCCATTAAAATAATTTTAGGGATAACTccaatatttataaaaaattaatcttccataaaattatttattacaatcaaaaataaaataatacgaCTCAGCAATAATTGTACAAATAATTCTCAAACACAACTGAGTCAAACTTCACATAATCACACCTTCCTCAATAGAAGCTTCATGCTTCCATTTAATTTCCATATTAAATCATAAATATTCTCACTTTTTCATTTTCATTATATACACGAAAATCCGATATCTTTATCAGTCACATTTTTACTTAATTCATTTAATCATATCAACACATACGGGTCACTTaatcatgtatatatataggAATTGCTGGCCCTGAGGATGATCTCAGGAGATATGTTTGAGGTTAAAAGAAAATAAGTGTAGCATAGGGGTATTTTGTAAATACAGGGGGGTCGTGTTTATATTTACAGATTTGTCCTTAAAATATTACACTATAAAATGTCATAACCATAGGTAATTTATCTAAAGACAACCTTAGGCCCAGTTTTctcatatatataaatataaatataaatatatatataaatatatatataaatatatatatataaatatatatatatataaatatatatatatatatataaatatatatattctaaTACACATTCATATATATAACATTCATAAATACAAGTCGCAAaattcccggatattacactaaAACCCTTGAAGACGGTCAAGATTCTCAGCGTCCTTTCTAATAACATCAAGGACGGAGTCAATCAACTCAGTGCCTTCAGTACAGTTACCTCTAGCCCAATTCTTACTAACATCAGATTACCAAAAACAAAGTTGTAGAGGCCCGAAGATCTGACTATAGTGTCCTGATTCGGAGAATAGCGATAGTACCAGACTCCAGATCCATAAGCACCGCCCTGGGAACATATATCTGAGAATTAGCTTCCGTATAATACACATTGATTCGCTCCGGCTGAATATCGATTTATCCTTGCTAACACCCCGTTGAATCGATGCATTTTCGGCACATATCGATTTCGTGTTCCTCGTGTCCTCTTGTCAGATTCTCGTGCTGATTCACAAGCAACTCCTTCTCAAACCTACATTCTAAATCTCTTGTTTCAGTTCCCACCGTAAATAAAAATTATGCCGTTTCTTCTTTATTTTCTACTTCTCTTTCAAACTTCTCAAGTTTGCTTCCAGGCCTTTCTCTGAAGATCTGGCTGAAGATCCGTAGAGACCTGAAGATCTGACTATAGGGTTCAGATTGGAGACTATCTATGATACCAGACTCCAAATCCATTAGCGGCCCTGAGAACTGTAGTATCAATACTGATGTTTTTAAGAAGTGTTATAGACAgtgttaaaaatataaaaactGGGAAAGAAGGAAACTAGCAGTTCATTTTCCTTAAACATAAAACTAAATACAAAGTATATATAAAGAACAATTGGAACAAAGTAGTAGCTAAAAACGAGCAACTATACTCCTAATAAAACTCCACTACTCTATCAACTACTTTATACAGCTCCTAAAAATTCTCCATATGCACGACCTGGTCACCCATGTAAACAGCTACAGATTTATTTAAAATACATAAAAAATACTTAAATAATAAGTTTAAGATTAATTCCAACAATTAGCCCCTTAATCTTAAACTTGTTATCAACCCGTTTGGCTTAGCCCGTCTGGCTTTCAATATCTTAGCCCATTTGGCTTTCATCTTCGCTACCCATTTGGCACTTAAACTTAGCCTGTTTGGTTTTAAAGAATCATGCCCTTCTGGAACTTTTGTATGCCCGTCTGGCACCATACTTCTTTCTATAACAACGTTGGCTCATCATCCTCGTTCTGTGCGAGATTCGCTTCTTATCTCTTCTCTCGTTCCCGTCGCTGTTTACTACATTCTGCAGCATAGTGTCCCATAGTGTTACAATTGTAACACCTTATCCTACTCTTGTCAAGGAAGGAACCACCTCTAACTCTTTAATTCTGAGATGTCAGGAGGAGTTGTCCACCTGGGCTCTCGAACCTGCCTTTCATCCTTTCCTCGTGAGCTTTAAGGCGACCTATTAATTCTTCAACCGTCATTGCTTTAACATCTCCAAATTGCTCTATATTTGAGGCTATTTGAAGGAACTTATCCGGAACTGCACATAGAATTTTCCTCACCACACTTGGCTCTTCCATCGTTTCCCCAGGAACACGAATGTTAGTCGCAATCCCACTCAACTTCATGTAGAAATCGTCAATTTTATCTGTTTCCTTCATCATCAGGgactcaaactctcccttcagCGTTTGCACTTTTGCTTCTTTCACCCGTTTAGCTCCCATACACGTCGTTTTGATCGCCTACCATGCCTTATTGGCGGTCTCTTTCTCGGCAATAGTCAGTAGTACGTCTTCGGACACTCCTTGGTAAATCGCTGCAAGGGCTACCTGAACCATTTTGTCGTCTACGGTTGTCTTGGAATCCGTTTGTTCTATCGCACCCCACACTCCTTGAGCCTTCATGAATACCTTCATTTTTAAAGACCATGCTGTGTAATTGCTTCTTGTAAGCATCGGATAACTTAATCTCACATAGCTTCCTTCTTTCTCCTTAGACATCTCCATAGTTCATGTGTTTAGGTTGGTATTTAGGCATGCACTAGCCAAGAACCcagagctctgataccaagtgtAGTATCAATACTGATATTTTTAAGAAGTGTTATAGACAATGTTAAAAACATATAAACTGGGAAAGAAGGAAACTAGCGGTTCATTTTCCTTAAACATAAAACTAAATACAAAACATATATAAAGAACAACGGGAACAAAGTAGTAGCTAAAAACGAGCaattatactcctaataaaaCTCCACTACTCTACCAACTACTCTATATAGCTCGTAAAAATTCTCCATATGCACGACTAGGTCACCATATAAACAGCTACACATTtatttaaaacaaatacataaaTAATAAGTTTAAGATTAATTCCAACAAGAACATATCTCTGAGAACTAGGTTCATTGTAATACACAATTGATTCACTCTACTTGAATGTCATTGTCTCCCTGGTCGCCCTGTTGAATCGATGCGTGCTTGGCGCATATCGCTGTCCTCTGTCAGATTCTCgtactccttcaagaaactcatTCTCAAACCTACACTTCTAAATCTCTTGTTTCAGTTCTGATTGTAAATGAAAAATTATGCCCATTTTTCTTTGTTTTCTACTTCTCTTTCGGACTTCGCTTCCAGGCCTTTCTCTTTCGGACTTGTATTCCAATGATAGCTCTTGACGGAAAAATCACATTCTCATGCGTTGTTAAATTTTCTATTCTTCCATTTATAACATCATCTTTTTTCTTCAaacctgtaacacccccttcttaaaatagaagggagatattacttaaaatccaaaacctgcaaacagagcactaatatatttctaacaataattaaacagtctaaaatcttctaaataatattaaatctccaaaatgtctaaaccaaaaatataaatGCTGAAATCTCTAATAAGTAATTATGTCTCAATAATGATGGAAGTCTGAAATCCTAAGAACGAAATAAGGGGAGCTCTCCATCACACAATCCCAGAttcccctaagcacctgccagaaaaagaatacggcgtgagccaaacgcccagtacggatttggaatacaattataaaataaagaGATCAGAAATAAACAATCTGCAAAATTATAATAAcacaacaattttaaaaataagtaaggctgaagcaacgaggggttaggatatttcataccgagatcagaacagatacaaatacacacatcatagggtacctaatgcgtgcaacaaaatggataacgtgtacggcatatacaacgtcaccataaatcaaatcacaaatcaaactctgggtgcacccacgtatcctgaacaaatatcaaatgcgcaaaagctcctcccaagagctaacagaaggatacgccgtgaccaatcacactgtcacggaagtgtcatgtcactggtgccgcaatgacatggctgtagtacccctacagctggttaactcggtataccctaaatcactaagggttcaaaataaaatattctcgcaaatttaaaatcacctgatacaagtaattcagatttccaaaataaagggtgtcataaataatttttgaaaatcgcataaacagatatctaaaattttccaaatcaaattttaaaataattttcggaagtcAAAATGATCAGATAATATTAACGGAGCAAATAAAATATGGAATTGAGTGAATTAGAGACATTCAATTTTAAGATgagtagcgctgaataaaaaGGGGATAGAATCCGTACCTTGAACTCGCAGTCTCAAACACTAACAAAACTCATAAATAACCCGTTAAAATTTCCCGGCTCGTGATCTAATAACAAgattataatattaaataaatataattaccAACATCATTATTATCATTAACCGCAATCATCATTAACGTTagtatttaaataatattaaaatcaaCAAAAGTGACCTTGACAACATCCCGCATATTTACAAACACGACATTCTTTCTTTAAATCATTTAATTAACTAAACTCATCCATGAACTAGATTAGTTGTATGTACAGTAGTCCTGGTCTAAACTTGCATTAGCAAAACTAACAACATAATACCTCCAACAATAAcaataatatattaattaataattaacataATCTATACATTATGGTATCAAAGTTCGAGTATGTGCTATATTGTGTGGCATGTGAACATGACAATGCAAATTTATTAGAAGAGAGATAACTTCATATTTAATCATTAAATTAGTATGATAAGCAATAAGTAAAAGAAACCTTCTTACTTGTCTCTATAGGCTAGGCTGCCTAACTTCCGGCGACTAAATACACACGGCTCTGTTTATCGATTCTATGTCTCTGCCCGATTAGGGTTTATTTTTATGATTATGTTTGTAATGCGTAGCTGGATTATATATAACGTGCTAACTCACCTATTCCTATTAGAATTCtaagaattttaataaattaaaccTTAACCACAAAATACACGTTTGTTTTCAACTcttctttttataaaaaaaaaaaaaaatctctctttttgtattattattattattattatttaaataaataaaattcacGAATATTACAAAACCTGAGGTGCTCAAATCAATTTCCTTTTGTGTTTTCCTAAGTTGCTAGTCTTTAACCTTTAAATCCATCTCAAGCTTGGTTATATTGCCTTAAACCTTAAAGACGACCCCGCGAGGGAGGTTTCTAAGTTCACTCAAATAATTATCATGAACCACCCTGGATAGATCGGAAATGGATATGCACATGTGCTTGACTGTCACACTTCGCACATTGCTATAAATTTTCCTGAGCTTTTGACAGTTAGTTGTTTTTGTTTGTTTACTAGTTTCAGTTTGTAGGCTTAAATTAATATTGCTTTAATTTTCATGTTAAGCCATTTGCGTGTTCTTTTTCATTTAGCAAAAACAAACTTGAGAACATATCAATTAGAAAAAGTAGCATCAGATAGAAAATATTCGTATCATGCATAACATACATTTTTTTCATTAATTAATTTGTATTTAATATTTGTAGCCGTGGCGGATTGTTGGTAGATTGGCTGTGACGACTTTCATCGGGATAGGAGGAGGTCTGAGTACTTGCGACAAACTGGCACAGTTTTGGCATGACTACCTACGTACTGATGTCATGCTCGGGAATGTGTGGTTTAACACATATTTCACATATGTTGAGATGGATGCTCTCCACGAGCAGATCTGTGCATATCATGCCGCAGCAGAGGCTGCAGCGGCTGCGGGGCATCAGTAGTCATGTGATTTTTTTACATTGATTGTTATTTTTAATTTAGAGATGAAAACTGAGAAGCAAAACAATTTTTGTCTGCTTGGGTGGAATTCACTGGAATTCACAACTGGTGTATAAAATCCAGTTTAAATTTGATGCAATAAAATTTCTTAAATAATGCTTGTATTGGATTATATTTGATCTAGTAAGTAACGAATTACACATTCATTCGGTTTCGAACTTATACGTACTCATACCAGTTCATATACAAAATTTCTTAAATAATATCAAAGCAGTTTTGGGGAAAATAGGTCTGAGAAGATGGTGTATTATTTTGTACACTTGACAACTTCAAGTAGAACGTGTACAATCAACTACAAATTCGAAAAAAGTTATATTATTTCAGTTATCCTGAACTTTACAGTGATCATACCTACTTGTTTTATTTCAGAGTAGAAAATAAGCGCTCTGAATTGTTCGTTTATATTAAGTAATCGAGTATCTTTAGATTttgaaagcaaatttaaaattTGACTTGGTCCATTTCTTAACTCTGTCTGGAAGGTCTGGTTTGGCTTATCAGGATGCATCGTACACAACAATCAACATATAAAGAATTAAATATGCCTGCTAAATTTTACTGATTAGCAATGAATCAATATTTCTTCAGGATTCCAGTATAAAGGCCAAAGAAATATTAAGATATCTGGTGATGATAGGCATAGGTAGCCAAACTCAGAAGAACCTCAAtcacaaaaaaaaaaaaaaaatagttGTACTTTAGCCGCAAGTTATAGTTCAAAAAAACGCAATGCTGATTACCCTGTGTTCCTCATTCCAGCAGCAATCCCATTTATGGTTATAAGCAATGCATCTCTAAGTTTAGAGTTTTCATTGTCATTTCTCAGTCTCTTCAGTATCTCCACCTGTAACATGTTCAATGGGTTAAGAAACGGAAGCCTGCTTTCAATCAGCTTTCGTAAGCTCTTGTTATTCTCTGAAAGCTTTTCATGCCCAGTAACCTGCAATACATAGTTCTCGGTGGTTGAGAGTTCCTTCCTTAGTTCAACACCAAGTGCTCGCCTGCTCTCCGACACAAGGACTTCATCATAATGTTTAGCTATAGGAATGTCCGCTTTCCCCAATACCATTTCTATAAGATCTATCGTAGATTGAAAGAATGGCCATTCTTTGTAAATGGCTCGTAATTCCTCGGTATGTCCCGCCTCACAAACACCCTTAAGACCTGATCCAACTCCAAGCCAAGCTGGAAGTACAAATCTAGTCTGTGTCCATGCAAATATCCATGGAATTGCACGTAAATGTCCAATTCCTCCCGCACTTTTTCTTCTTGTGGGTCGGCTTCCTATATTAAGGTTACCAAGCTCAGCTTGTGGAGTAGCCTCCTGGAAGTAAGTAATGAATTCAGGGTTCTCGTAGACTGTGTTCCGGTAAGTACTGCAGCTGATTTGTGATATTTCATCCATCAGGGTACGCCATTTTTCTTCTCTAGGTGGTTGTGGAGGACTTAGTGTGGCAAGCAACACTGCTGTGGTATATATTTCTAGTTGTCGAATAGCTGTTTCTGGTAAACCAAATTTCGCCTGCACCATTTCTCCCTGTTCGGTTGTCCTCAGTGTACCCTTATGTTCAAAAGAAATCAACGTGATTAAAAATGATATTCAGCATAATGCAGTTACACAATATAAGTTATTATGCTTTCAGAAGTGCTGAGTCTTTCCTCAAATACCATATTAGAGTTCTGTTGACAAAGCTATATACTTTTTTGGCATTATACCGGAGCAATTAACATACATGGGACATATGTGGCAGTGATAATAGTATGGTAACTGGTAAGTGAAAACATGTGGGATACTATTTTCACATGGAGATCGTTAATAAACTTTTAAGATCATCAAAACCAGGTACAAATGGAAGGATATTATACTTTGTGAGCACAACAAATCATGATATGCACCTATTCCATGCACAGAAATAAAGAATTTGTCTTATTAGAATACATAATAAACTACAACTAACCATCACAGAACCAGGCGGCTGGGATTGTATCGCGACATGAGTTGGACCTCCACCACGCCCAATGCTCCCACCACGCCCATGGAAGAGAGTGACTTTTATACCATATTCTTTGCATGCAGCAACAACATTCTCTTGAGCTTTGTAGAGCTCCCATGCAGCAGTAAACCGGCCAGCATCTTTACCAGAATCAGAATAACCAACCATCACCTGCACAAAACTACTGCGTAAGCTCAAATTTTCTGGAGACATCAGCATACAAGAGATTGATAGGTAAGCAAGGACCTCCTGGTGCCCATTATGGTTCTTTATTATGTGCTCCCGATACCAATCAATTAATAACAATTTCCTGATCACAGAGCCGGCTCCTCTCAAGTCCGTCACAGTTTCAAAAAGAGGTACCACTCGTAGTCTATAACAAAATGCAGAAATTTGGTGAGACATTGTCTTACTAATGTAATGGAACTACTGAATGGTATGCGAGGAACTTATTATTTCCAATACAATAACCTTATTAACCATGTCGGACAACAAAATGTCTTCCTTTATATCCTCATCCTTCATAGTGTATGATCTATTGAGTGCCTCCTATTATCACCTTAAGGCTTCAGAAGAGTTGGTTATTAACATTTTATTGAGGAAGGGTCAGGTGTACTTATaatcttttaaatattaaattaaaaataaacgATGCAAACATCATAAAGATAACTTCTAATATTTTTCAAGCTAGGTATTATACATTTTATCATTTAACAGGTATGGAGGTATTAATTCCAAAACTAACAATCCTACactaattttcaaattttaatatgACATTGAGTTTTTGAAACAGACTTAAGATTAGACTGCTTAAATAGGATCACATGATTTATCCCTCTGGACAGACATGACCTTAAAAGACTTACTAAGTTATTTACTCGTAAAAGAGTGCTGATATATCAAATATACTCATATATGTATTTCACTATTTTAGAACAAATGATCAGACTAAAACACTTGATGTACTTGATTTTTTATATGCAAACAGGGTATTTAAGTCTGATTGTTCTTACGTCCCACTCGGGCATGGTCGGCCTAGCTCTCCTGCCACAGCAAGACGGGTATCTTTCTGCAAAAGCTCCACAGCAAGTACATCGCTTGCCTGGAAGAACAAAAATAAAGTTGAGAATGATGGACACAGAATACAGGAAGGATTGAGGAGGCAAAGAAGGAAAATTAGCTGCCGAAAAGTAAAGCCAAATAAAATAAGGGTAATGTCGTTAAGCATTCATACATTCGAGGCCATTGAAATAACATATGCACCAAGAGAATCCTGCCCCAGAATTGCAGCAATTCGAAATGTATCCAGTACTTCTTTAAcatcaggaggaacctaagaggTACACTTTCAGAGATTAAACTAGACTGCCAAAATGGTTTTAATAGACAATTTGTAAAATAAACATCAAAGTCAAATCTGATGCACAATTCTAAATATATAAACATATCCTCAGAAATATATGCCAACGAACTAATAACATCATAAACCCCTTCCTCATAGATTCAGGAGTCCTCTGTTAACCATTTCTTTAATGACTAGTTTATTTAATGACTGATTGTATGCCCAGGCTCAATTATAGATATACACGTGATATCTTGTGTGGCCACTTGACAAAGAATCAAGAAAGAAGACTACCAATAGGTCATAACTTGTTCACATGTTTGGATAGCAGTGGACTTGAGTTCTGATCAGATGGACCATGGAGGACAGGCAGCTAGTAACCTTATTCATCCTTCactgttagaaaattaggattttagagcttaatttaattatgttcttgatgttaatcctaaaatctaatgattggaaattgttcaatgatatttgaacttaaattttcatgtatggttttaagaattttcttaatgaaatccatatgaaatgagagttgtaagtagcttggaaaatcttggaaaatttgagaatgtttgtcccacattgaaataaataaagggggttgtgtgctttatatggtattacccacatgagtagtatacaactactaaggtgtgtgatggtccattgtgttgttgtatgcttcacgcgcgccccgccccgcaccggaccggaccggaccgggtcgaagggcgaatgtctcggcgtctcgcgtacgcgaggcgacctgggcgaggattttatttatttgagaattattttaattcgaatttatttatcggtgactggattattaggctgggtactgaaatagggctaagtcactttgttagtgggcttagtc is a window from the Apium graveolens cultivar Ventura chromosome 1, ASM990537v1, whole genome shotgun sequence genome containing:
- the LOC141713661 gene encoding uncharacterized protein LOC141713661 translates to MGAKRVKEAKVQTLKGEFESLMMKETDKIDDFYMKLSGIATNIRVPGETMEEPSVVRKILCAVPDKFLQIASNIEQFGDVKAMTVEELIGRLKAHEERMKGRFESPGGQLLLTSQN